The genomic stretch TTTACAAAAGTCAATAAAGGCTCTAATATAAGTTCAGACGAGTTAATCGCTCGTTGATAATTAATTTATAGACAAGCAATCATTACCATGACAACAACCTTACAACAACGCGAAAGTGCATCCCTGTGGGATCGCTTTTGTAGCTGGGTCACCTCCACCGACAACCGCCTCTACGTAGGCTGGTTCGGCGTTTTGATGATTC from Timaviella obliquedivisa GSE-PSE-MK23-08B encodes the following:
- a CDS encoding photosystem II q(b) protein, yielding MTTTLQQRESASLWDRFCSWVTSTDNRLYVGWFGVLMI